A stretch of Ranitomeya variabilis isolate aRanVar5 chromosome 3, aRanVar5.hap1, whole genome shotgun sequence DNA encodes these proteins:
- the TIGIT gene encoding T-cell immunoreceptor with Ig and ITIM domains isoform X3, with protein sequence MTPHPRDCALQMIVFLLPTTAAVAETFLKAQNITATDGTSVTLRCQLLIQDTKVVQVNWNFCNDLHIAYHINDHETEGMVMPAFSDRVTLANDYGIVISDVSRNDTGQYCCVFNTFPHGVYTGRIYLQVVSEDSWRRGPYLWIGSGVGILLVVTVTVAGSFYCKKKKSGAFYSNTIVKTRRANPISANIPNSAQVVPTNEDAEREVSNEYFNVILYNM encoded by the exons CTGCTGTAGCGGAAACGTTCCTCAAAGCTCAGAATATAACGGCTACAGATGGCACAAGTGTCACCCTGAGGTGTCAGCTCCTCATACAAGACACCAAAGTTGTCCAAGTCAACTGGAACTTCTGCAACGATCTGCACATCGCGTATCATATCAATGACCATGAGACTGAGGGAATGGTGATGCCGGCGTTCTCAGATCGCGTGACCCTGGCAAACGATTATGGGATTGTCATCTCAGACGTCAGCAGGAACGATACCGGCCAGTACTGCTGCGTCTTCAACACCTTCCCACATGGAGTATATACCGGGAGGATTTACCTACAGGTTGTAT CGGAGGACTCTTGGAGACGTGGACCTTATCTGTGGATTGGATCAGGAGTCGGGATCCTTCTTGTGGTCACAGTTACCGTCGCCGGGAGTTTCTATTGCAAG aagaaGAAATCCGGTGCCTTCTACTCCAATACCATCGTAAAGACACGAAGAGCCAATCCCATAAGTGCAAATATCCCAAATTCAGCCCAAGTCGTACCCACAAATGAAGACGCAGAGAGGGAAGTGAGCAATGAATACTTTAATGTCATCCTGTACAACATGTAA
- the TIGIT gene encoding T-cell immunoreceptor with Ig and ITIM domains isoform X1, producing MTPHPRDCALQMIVFLLPTTELDPVFHMRPEQRGVERDITSLAAVAETFLKAQNITATDGTSVTLRCQLLIQDTKVVQVNWNFCNDLHIAYHINDHETEGMVMPAFSDRVTLANDYGIVISDVSRNDTGQYCCVFNTFPHGVYTGRIYLQVVSEDSWRRGPYLWIGSGVGILLVVTVTVAGSFYCKKKKSGAFYSNTIVKTRRANPISANIPNSAQVVPTNEDAEREVSNEYFNVILYNM from the exons aactggacccagtattccacaTGAGGCCTGAACAAAGAGGAGTAGAGAGGGATATTACTTCAC TAGCTGCTGTAGCGGAAACGTTCCTCAAAGCTCAGAATATAACGGCTACAGATGGCACAAGTGTCACCCTGAGGTGTCAGCTCCTCATACAAGACACCAAAGTTGTCCAAGTCAACTGGAACTTCTGCAACGATCTGCACATCGCGTATCATATCAATGACCATGAGACTGAGGGAATGGTGATGCCGGCGTTCTCAGATCGCGTGACCCTGGCAAACGATTATGGGATTGTCATCTCAGACGTCAGCAGGAACGATACCGGCCAGTACTGCTGCGTCTTCAACACCTTCCCACATGGAGTATATACCGGGAGGATTTACCTACAGGTTGTAT CGGAGGACTCTTGGAGACGTGGACCTTATCTGTGGATTGGATCAGGAGTCGGGATCCTTCTTGTGGTCACAGTTACCGTCGCCGGGAGTTTCTATTGCAAG aagaaGAAATCCGGTGCCTTCTACTCCAATACCATCGTAAAGACACGAAGAGCCAATCCCATAAGTGCAAATATCCCAAATTCAGCCCAAGTCGTACCCACAAATGAAGACGCAGAGAGGGAAGTGAGCAATGAATACTTTAATGTCATCCTGTACAACATGTAA
- the ZBTB20 gene encoding zinc finger and BTB domain-containing protein 20 has protein sequence MTERIHSINLHNFSNSVLETLNEQRNRGHFCDVTVRIHGSMLRAHRCVLAAGSPFFQDKLLLGYSDIEIPSVVSVHAVQKLIDFMYSGVLRVSQSEALQILTAASILQIKTVIDECTRIVSQNVGGVFPLIPDSGQETPRGTPESGTSGQSSDTESGFLRSHRQHSVDRIYSTLYTCSMENGSGERSFYSGALVSHHETALGLPRQHHMEEPSWITRIHQRSQRMERFLTTTPETTHCRKQPRPVRIQTMMGNIHIKQEVEDDYDYYGQQRSQALERNESEECAEDTDQAEGTESEPKGESFDSGVSSSIGTEPDSVEQQFMPSLVRDGQQDPSQAESNNLSTECVDNQNQQHLDTSSSSPERSNTVDMDSTVLSVSNSTEKGVLQTSVSQSITQAMPTTQLYLRQTETLTSNLRMPLTLTSNTQVIGTAGNTYLPTLFTTQAAGTGPKPFLFSLPQPLAAQQTQFVTVPQAGLSPFSSQIQNQQSQGGHSTGSSQGEKKPYECTLCNKTFTAKQNYVKHMFVHTGEKPHQCSICWRSFSLKDYLIKHMVTHTGVRAYQCSICNKRFTQKSSLNVHMRLHRGEKSYECYICKKKFSHKTLLERHVALHSATNGTASIPVPAPPPNSAPGSVQAPATTPGQGLPPAPSMPTAPVLSPTPVLASAPVLAPTPALVPAPILVSALAPAPTLAAPPTAAPPPASPVLVPRPGPPNSGAPVCSEATTYVCSVCPTKFDQIEQFNDHMRMHVSDG, from the exons ATGACCGAGCGCATTCATAGTATCAACCTTCACAACTTCAGCAATTCCGTGCTCGAGACGCTCAACGAGCAGCGCAACCGTGGCCACTTTTGTGACGTGACGGTGCGAATCCACGGAAGCATGCTGCGGGCCCACCGCTGCGTGCTGGCCGCTGGCAGCCCATTCTTCCAGGACAAACTGCTGCTAGGGTACAGTGACATCGAAATCCCCTCCGTGGTGTCGGTCCACGCCGTGCAGAAGCTGATTGACTTCATGTACAGCGGGGTACTAAGAGTCTCCCAGTCTGAGGCTCTTCAGATCCTGACAGCCGCAAGCATCCTACAGATAAAAACCGTCATCGACGAATGCACGAGAATCGTCTCACAAAATGTAGGCGGAGTGTTCCCGCTAATACCGGACTCTGGCCAAGAGACACCCAGGGGTACTCCAGAATCGGGGACCTCGGGGCAGAGCAGCGACACAGAATCTGGCTTCCTGCGGAGCCACCGTCAGCACAGTGTGGACAGGATCTACTCTACATTATATACATGTTCCATGGAAAACGGCAGCGGGGAACGCTCCTTTTATAGCGGAGCTCTGGTGAGCCACCACGAGACTGCCTTAGGGCTCCCGAGACAACATCACATGGAGGAGCCCAGCTGGATCACACGCATACATCAGCGTTCTCAGCGGATGGAAAGGTTTCTGACCACCACTCCAGAAACCACCCACTGCCGCAAGCAGCCACGTCCTGTACGTATTCAGACAATGATGGGAAATATCCACATAAAACAAGAGGTGGAGGACGACTATGACTACTacgggcagcagaggtcacaggccCTGGAACGCAACGAGTCAGAAGAGTGCGCCGAAGACACCGATCAAGCCGAAGGCACCGAAAGTGAACCCAAAGGAGAAAGCTTTGACTCTGGAGTAAGTTCCTCGATCGGCACAGAACCGGACTCCGTGGAGCAACAGTTTATGCCTAGTCTCGTAAGAGACGGGCAACAAGATCCTTCCCAAGCGGAGTCTAACAACTTGTCCACTGAATGCGTAGACAACCAGAACCAACAGCACTTAGATACCAGCTCTTCCTCGCCCGAGAGGAGCAACACCGTTGACATGGACAGCACAGTGCTCAGTGTTAGCAATAGCACCGAAAAGGGGGTCCTACAGACTTCTGTCTCCCAGTCGATTACCCAAGCTATGCCAACCACTCAACTCTACTTACGTCAGACGGAAACTCTCACCAGCAACCTGAGAATGCCACTAACTTTGACCAGTAATACCCAGGTCATTGGAACAGCCGGCAATACCTATCTTCCGACCCTCTTCACTACGCAGGCAGCTGGGACTGGTCCAAAGCCTTTCCTCTTCAGTCTGCCCCAACCTTTGGCTGCTCAGCAAACACAGTTTGTGACAGTTCCCCAAGCCGGATTGTCTCCATTTTCTTCCCAAATCCAAAACCAACAATCCCAAGGTGGACACAGCACAGGCAGCAGCCAAGGAGAAAAAAAGCCTTATGAGTGCACCCTCTGCAACAAAACCTTCACCGCCAAGCAGAATTACGTGAAGCACATGTTCGTACATACAG GAGAGAAACCGCACCAGTGTAGCATCTGCTGGAGATCGTTCTCATTGAAGGATTACCTAATCAAACACATGGTGACGCACACAGGCGTGAGGGCGTACCAGTGCAGCATCTGCAACAAGCGCTTCACCCAAAAGAGCTCCCTCAATGTGCACATGCGCTTGCACCGCGGAGAGAAATCTTACGAGTGCTACATCTGCAAAAAGAAGTTTTCTCACAAGACGCTGCTGGAGAGGCACGTGGCTCTTCACAGCGCCACCAACGGCACTGCCAGCATCCCAGTACCCGCTCCACCTCCAAACTCAGCTCCAGGATCAGTTCAAGCTCCTGCCACCACCCCAGGACAAGGATTGCCTCCAGCTCCCAGCATGCCTACAGCACCGGTCTTGTCGCCTACTCCGGTCTTGGCATCTGCTCCGGTTTTGGCTCCAACTCCAGCCTTAGTTCCAGCTCCAATTTTGGTCTCTGCCTTAGCACCGGCACCAACACTGGCTGCACCCCCTACCGCTGCTCCACCACCGGCTAGTCCAGTTCTAGTCCCTCGTCCTGGGCCCCCCAACAGCGGAGCCCCGGTATGCTCAGAGGCCACAACGTACGTTTGCTCAGTGTGCCCAACTAAGTTTGACCAAATCGAGCAATTTAATGACCACATGAGAATGCACGTTTCCGACGGATAA